A single region of the Zootoca vivipara chromosome 2, rZooViv1.1, whole genome shotgun sequence genome encodes:
- the NUDCD2 gene encoding nudC domain-containing protein 2 — translation MSAPFEERSGLVPCATPWGRWYQTMEEVFIEVDVPQGTRAKSVECSLKSRHLSLSVAGEEVLKGKLFDSTIADEATWTLEDQKLIRIVLTKTNRDAGNCWRSLLENEYAADPWVQDQMQRKLTLERFQRENPGFDFSGAEISGNYSKGGPDFSSLGR, via the exons ATGTCGGCGCCGTTCGAAGAGCGCAGCGGGCTGGTGCCGTGCGCCACCCCCTGGGGCCGCTGGTACCAGACCATGGAAGAGGTGTTCATCGAGGTGGACGTGCCGCAGGGGACCCGCGCGAAGAGCGTCGAGTGTAGCCTCAAGAGccgccacctctctctctccgtgGCCGGCGAGGAAGTGCTCAAG GGTAAACTCTTTGATTCTACAATAGCGGATGAAGCAACATGGACACTAG aggaccaGAAACTGATACGAATCGTCTTGACAAAAACCAACCGTGATGCTGGAAATTGTTGGCGTTCTTTGCTTGAGAACGAATATGCTGCTGATCCTTGGGTCCAGGACCAGATGCAGAGGAAGCTCACGCTAGAAAGGTTCCAAAGAGAG AACCCTGGATTTGACTTCAGTGGAGCAGAAATTTCTGGAAACTACAGCAAAGGAGGGCCAGATTTCTCTAGTCTTGGAAGATAG